The window TACCGCTTTTAAAAACTTGTGTAAAAGTATAAACTTTAAACAGGTGAAAGAAAGGTAATACCGTATTAATTCGATATTTAGTATAATAACTTACTCTTGTTTTTTTCTAATAAAACAATGATTGTCAGTAGTATTAATTTGTAAAATAATTTCTACAACATTTTTTCTTGTACTATTTTTCAACAGTAATTACAGTTAATATCGAAATTTATAGGAGATAAAATTTAAATTAAATTCTTATCATATAGTACTTTTATAAATATAAATTCATATCACTACTCTATTTAATTATCCTGCGCATCCAACTGCTTCATAAAATACGACGGGGTGAAACCTGTTTCGTTCTTAAAAGCATTTAAAAATACACGCTGAGTTGTATAACCACATTCTTCAGCAAGATAACTTATTTTGTATTTTCTGTACTTCGGATCCTCATAAAGTTTTTTGATGATATAGTTTATCCTGAGGCCGTTTATATAATTGGTGAAATTTTTATCTCTATAAGTTTTAATAATTTCCGAAAGATATTTTGGATTGGTCCCTAGATTACTGGCAAGCCAGGTAAGACTGATTTCTTTTCTGAGGAACTTTTTTGATCTTTCAAATTTGTTAAGCTTCTGGATAAGACTCTTCGTGGTTTCATCTGTTATGGTAAGAGACGTTTTAGTCTTCGTATTCACTAAATATTCATGTTCTACTGACTGGGCTTTGAGTTCTTTTTCATCATTTATTTTTGAAATCAGCGCTTCATATCTGCGGTGAATTATCTGATGTTTTCTTTTCAAATATATCCATCCATTACCAATTATGATGACAAATAATATGCAGGAACTGATTATTACGTTCCGAATAGTAGTTTTATTTTCAATTTCGTTATCTGAAATGATCTGCTTAACGGGAGCCATCATACTAACTTTTTCAGATTTATTAAGGCTGTCCGTCAGAGAGCTGTATAACTTTAAATAATATTTTGTAGAATCCTCTTTTCCGGTTTCTGCATACGAATTAAACAGAGTATTGTAAATATCCTTCCTTAAATAGGGCATGGTTAAATGTTTCCCAAGAGCTTCAGCCCTTCTGGCAAATAAAATAGCTTTTTGGTAGTCTTTGCAAGAAATGTAGTAATTTGCCATTTCGTTTAGTAAGATTGCCCGGCCATTCACATAAATATTATATTTTTTGTTATTAAGAATTTTTAATGATTCATTTAAGTAGTAATCTGCGGAATCTTTCATTTTTAGCTTACTGTAGATTATACCAATATCAGCATACTGAAAAGCTAAATTCTGGTATTTTGCATTCATCAATAATTGATTTTTATTAGGAATTTTTTGTGTTTCTGCTATACTTTTTTTTCTATATAGGATTATATTTGCGGTGTCTCGTTTTTTATCATAAATACCGGCGTAACTTTCATAAATTAGAGCTTTTTTATACAGTCTAACATGCCTCAGCTGTATTTTATCACTGTACTCTAATGCCTTTTCAAGTTCTTCAAAACTTTCATTTCCAAGTCCCAGTTCATCGTAAGTGTTTGATCTCATCCTGTATACATCAGACAAATATTCAAAATGATGTAAATCTTCCGCATATTTTTTAACAAATCTGCTTTCTTCTAATGTTTTCTTATAATCACCAATATTATAATATGATATAAGCAACCCCATAGAACTAGTCATTGCACCTAACTTATAATGAATTTTTTCACAGTACATTTTCATTTCTAATAACTTTTTTGTGGCTTGTACTAGATTTGAAGATGATAAAAGTCGGTATTCTGCTATTTTAGTGTCAATTATTTTATGAGCTGAAATAGAATCTTTGCTAGTAACAAAATTTTGACCTGAAATAGTATAACAGAATAAAAATAAAAGAAATAAGTAAAGTATATTTTTCATTGATCATTGCATTTAATGTATATTTATAAACCATTTCGTTGCTAATAATTTCTAAAATCCAGTTTAATAGAATTAATTAGTTTATTTATATACGAATTTTCATTTGATAAAGTTTTTATCCTAAAGGAAAAATCTGATTAAAAGAAACAATAGAATACAATTAGTGCCTTACAGGTACTTAAATTCCAATGGTTCCTTTCTGATGAAAGATTGAGATATGATAGGATTAAGAAGACGGTCCAGGCCAGAAAAATATGACGAGATAATTCATTGTAAGATAATGAAGAAAAACCACAATTTATATTGCACCCTTAGTATGATTGATTCATTTTAATTGTATAATGTCCTAAAAGTATTTTTTCCATTTTGTAACAGTGTTTCGGCTAAGATTGAAATGTTTTGCAAGTTCACTATTATTCCAATTATTTTTCTTTTGAAACCTGAGAATCTCCAATATTGTCTCTTCACTGTAAGAACGATGTTTATTATGGTTCTTGTTGTTAAATAATATATTGTTAAGAACAAGAACATCCAGTTGGGACAATTCTTCTTTATCCAATATCTTATAGCACTCTTTGTGTTTGGATATGCAAATAAAATTTCCAGTATAAGTTAAGCTACATTTTTGTAAATTTTATTTTGATTGTTAAATTCTTCTATTGTTTGATAATTCAGGGTACTGTGCCTTCTTTTTTTATTGTACCATATTTCAATATATTCAAAAATTTCAAGTTCCATCTGTTCTCTTGTGATAAGCTTGTTTCCGTAAATTAGTTCTGTTTTCAATGACTTGAAGAAGCTTTCAGCCACTGCGTTATCCCAACAATTCCCTTTTCTGCTCATACTCCTTTTTACTCCATAAAAAGCAAGAGTATTTGTGAATTTTTTACTTGCATACTGAACACCTCTGTCTGAGTGAAAAATTAATTTACTGTCCGCTTTTCTATTTTTGACAGCCATTTTCCAGGCAGCTAAACTTGTCTCCGTGGTACTCATCCCAGTACTTAAGCTCCAACCAATTACTTTTCGATCAAACAAATCTATAATTGCTGTCAGGTATAAAAATCCATCTTTGGTTTGGAGATAAGTGATGTCAGAGACCCAAGCTTGGGATGGACTGCCAACCAAAAAGTTTCTATTCAGGATGTTCTCTGCAATCAAATAATTGTGTTTTGAATCTGTTGTTACTCTAAATTTTCTGCTTAATTTACTTCTTAAACCAAGCTCTTTCATATATTTTGCAACCGTTATTCTGGAGGTCTTAAAACCTGATGAGTCTAATTCTACAGTAATTCTGGGACTTCCATAGCGTTGCTTTGATGCAAAATAAATAGATGTTATTTGTTTTTTTATCTCTCTTTTTCGTCTCTCTCTATTAGAAAGAGGTCTTGCTTTCCATTTATAATAACTACTGTAGCTTACTTTTAAAACACTGCACATTTTTTCAATCGGAAATAAAGATTCATGATTCTTAATGAACTCGTATTTCATCGACCGCTCTTGGAAAAAATGGCGATTGCTTTTTTTAATATATCACGCTCAAGCTCTGCATCTCTAAGTCTTTTTTCTAATTCATGAATTTTTTCCTGCTCTGGAGTTTGTTTGAGATTACCCTTCCCAGGAAAACTCTTTTCTCCGAATTCCTGATAATCTTTTCTCCATTTGTAAAGCATCGTTACTTCAATACCCAGCTCTCTTGCCAGTTCCGAAATATTAGATCGCTCATAGCTCAATTGAACTGCTTGTTTTTTAAAAGCCGGATCATAGATTTTTCGCCCTTGTTTCATACGTTAAAATTAAGGTTTTATGCTTAACTCTAACTGGAAGCTAAATTAGTATATCCAGTTCCGGAAATTTTTCAGCGATCATATCGCTATAAATTTTTTTGTAGTCGGGAATTATTGTTTTCATATAATCTGTGCTTTATTATCTGTATTTTGTCAGCCACTTATATACAGTTGTTTTAGGAATTCTGTAATCTTTAATTACCTGTTCTTTGGATTTTTCTCCTTTAACTATTTTTCCCACTATAAAATCTATGATCTCCTTGGTATAAATATTTTTACGAAACCTTGGAAGTTTAGTATTTATATTATTGACCGAGCTTGATTGAGGAGAGTAAAAAATTAAATGCTGGGAATAGATTCTGAAGAAATCATACTTTAAAAGTTTTGACCATTTTAAAAGATCATCTGTATTGAGATGTTCATACAAATACATACTTGTGATTTCTACTTCTGTCTTATTAAAAAAATTGCAAATTCTTAAGATATCAATATCACTTTCATCAACTCTCAGCTTGATAAGTTTTCCTATATGTATCTTTTTTAACTCAATCATGTGCATTAATTTTAACCCTTGCAGTTTATAACTCTGACAAAAGTATAGCATTAACAGTCGATCTAAAACTGCACTATAGTATATATTCGGAATAATTCCCTGAAATATTCAACTATACAAATACGATATAAAAATTTCAAATAAAAAAATTTACAAAAAACAGATACTGAAAACCAATATTTTAAACTAATAAAATGTAAAATTAGGCTTGTATTAAAAATGAAAAAACGCCATAATTATCTTTTAATATTATATTCGAGCTAATCGTATATAGTATATTAAAATGATTCACATCCACAGCATTTTGTGCAGCAGAATAAAAAATAAATACACATTTAAAATTTCATTATTTCGGACTCCTAATAAATGTATAATATAAAATCAGCAAAGACTGTAAATAATTTGGCTGAATATGTCTTTTATATGTCCTTAATGTTTTAATCGTAAGACATACATTTGTAATTATAAATAAAGATAAATATGAACACCCGATTTATATTTCTCATTCTTCCGGAAGTTCATTTAATGGATTTAGCCGGACCCGCTCAAACCTTGCACGAAGCTATTGAATATGGGGCTAATTTTGAAATTGAATATTGCAATACAGATGATACTGTGGTTTCATCAGCAGGATTACCCATTCCGAAAATAAACCATTTTTCACAGATTGAATTTAATATTGGCGATTTTTTAATGATTCCGGGAGCAGATATGAGTTTTTTAACGTCTGAAAAATTTAAAAAGAATACTCAGCTTAAAAATTGGATTCTCTCAATGTATAAAAGAGGAGTTAAAGTTTGCAGCATTTGTTCTGGTGCTTTTGTATTGGCTGAGTGCGGCATTTTGGACAATGTATCCTGCACAACACATTTTAAAAGAACGGAACAGTTGCAGGATCTGTATCCTAAAACAAAAGTTCAGAATAATATTCTTTTTACACAGCAAAGCGGTATCTACACAAGTGCCGGAATTGCATCGGGAATTGACCTCACACTTCATATTATAGAAGAACTGAAAGGAAGCTATTTTTCTCATCTCGTTGCAAGAGAACTTGTAGTGTACAACAGAAGAAATGGTCTTGACAAACAGCAAAGTGATGTTTTCAAATTCAGAAATCATATTCATTCCGGAATCCATAAGGTACAGGATTGGATTATCGAAAATATTAAAAAACGAATGAATCTTGGTAACCTTGCGGATATTGCTGGTATGAGTGAAAGAAACTTTACAAGAATTTTCCGGAAAGAAACGGGAGTTACAGTAAACGACTACATCACTCAAATAAGAAAAGAAAAAATCAATGAACTTTTGAAAAATCCTGATTTATCAAGACCAAAAATCGCTTCAGAGGTAGGTTTAAAAAGTGAAAGACAAGTAAGCAGGTTAATGAATATAAATAAGCAGAAATGAAAAAATGTATACCAGGATCTATCAGATTGGGAAAACCAATTTTTAGTAAAAGCTGGCCTGTGAAAGTAAAAACGATTCTTTCGAAAAAATAAAATATAGTTTTTGAAAGATATCATAATAAACAATTAAATCACGAATGATGAAAAAAAATGTAGCAATATTGATCTTTGATGACGCCGAAGTTTTGGATTTTTCCGGCCCTTTTGAAGTTTTCTCTGTCACCTCACAAATTAATGAAGACCTTTTTTATAACGTTTTTACGATCTCAGAAAAAACAGACTTGATAAAAGCAGTAAATGGCTTGAAAGTTCAGCCAGATTTTTCAACAGAAAACCATCCTCACATTGATATTCTCATCCTATCCGGAGGACAAGGAACGAAAACGATCATGAATAACGAACGTCTTCTGAACTGGATTTATTCCGTTTATAACAGAGGTTCTTTAATTGTAAGCATCTGTTCCGGCTCCAGATTAATAGGAAAATTAGGCTTATTAAATGAAAAAAAATACTGTACTCATCATCAGGTATATGACAGTATGGAGCAAATTGTTATCAATGGTTTTCCCCAAAAGCACAAACGATTCGTTCAATCAGACGAACGTATTTACACTTCCGGAGGAATATCAGCTGGAATTGATTTGTCATTTCATATTATTCAAAAAGAATTAGGAGAAAATATAGCCCAAAAAACCGCCGATTATATGGAATATCGAGTTCAATATCTATAAAATAATCATTCATTTCGGCTCATGGTTGAAAACCGGATAAAACAGATGTCTACTTTCAAAATCTTATCCATTTTGCGACTTGAATAAATATTGCTTAAATAGCCATAAACCAAAGCTTTCAAAACATTTTGAGGTAACACACTGAATTGTCACCAGGTTTGTAATTTGGACTACTTGACCGTAAAAAAATTCTTATGGATGGCCATTTTCGATAAGCTCTTATAGATTCAGAGCAAAAAAAATTTTGCTTAAGATGATATTCTGAAAAGATTCTATTTTATAAAATTAACACCAAGCAAATCAATTTGATACTATTTGCAGGGCAAAAACTTTAGTTTTTTTATTTTAATTATTTCACCAATAAGTTGAATTATCAACAAACATTAGCGTAAATTATTGATTTTTTTTTAAAAAAATAGCAGAATTCTTTTGTATAATTCTAATATTTCATACATTTGCATAAGAATGTAAACACTAAGAAAGATGAAAATTTTACTATTATCCATTTTTACAATGGGTTCTGGCCTATTATATGCTCAAGCTGGCTATATAGGCATCAATACAACTACTCCCACTAATCTCTTACATGTTAAAGGAAATGGTACTTCAGATCCTTTAAGGGTTGAAAATTTATTGACGGCCCAAAATACTGCAGGAACACTTGTAGCAGATGCTACCGGAGTAGTAAGATTAAGAAACGCCAGTTCTATTAGCTCAATAAGAATAACAGGGAATGTGACATTAGCTACCAGCGGTACTTATTACGCAACCAATGTTACTTCTACCCCTACAAAAGAGTATGATAATCTGAATGAGTTTTCTGGAAATACTTTCACAGCAGCACAAACAGGGCTATACCTTGTAACACATCTTGTTCAGTTTACCCAACAGAATAGCGGTGATGGTTTTCTGGGAAATGCTGTTATCCTAAAGAATAATGTGATTACAGAAAATAATGCCTCTAAAATAGCAATCACGGAAGTTTCCGGATTTGCTACATCGGATAGTTATGCTGAAGCTACGGCTGTACTCAAATTGAATGCTGGGGATACTTTAAGTTTTCAGTCGAGGACATATGGTGCAGGAGCATCAGTAGCCGCTAGCTACAGAATAAGCATTACCCGTTTAGATTAATTCAACCGAAATAACATAGAGATGAAAACATTATTTTTAGGAATTACTTTTTTCAGTATAAGTATTTCGGCACAGATTGGCATTGGTCTACCGTTACCGTCCAATATGCTTCATGTACGGGGAAATGTCACTCAAAACCCTTTAAGAATTGAAGGATTACAGTCTAATTCTTCCAATCTGGATAATTTGGCTGTATCTACTACCGGGTTAATAAAAAGACAGAACCTTACTACAGTAAGTGCAGTACGGATCTCCGGAACTCTTAATATGCCCGCAAATAATACATATTATACTACAAACGCAACTACTGCACCTACAGAAGAGTTTGATAATCTGAATGAATTTTCCGGAAGTACTTTTACAGCATCACGCCCCGGATTGTATCTGACAACATTCACGCTTATTTTTCCTCAACGTTCTTCTGCTTTAGATGGTGGTGATGGGTATCAGGGAAGTATATATATTGACGATTCAGGAGGAAACGGAGAATCCAGCAGTACCAAAATATTTAATCCTGAAAGCACTTTGGCTGCAGCAGATCAGTATATGACGGCAAAATATCTTACGAAAATGAACTTGGGACAACAACTTTATTTTGGCGTTGTTGCTTATGGATCTTCGGGAAATGTAAACGGAATTACTTACAAGATCAATATCGTAAGAATGGATTAATACCTGTATTTTTAGCTAGTCCTTAATAATCCATTATAGATTAATAAGGACTAGTTAGTAAATATTAATTAAAATCGCCACATGATGATTTTATATCAATTAGTTTTCAGCTTTTAAAAATAAAAATTCAGACCTAATTGGAAATTCGTATTTTTTGAAGAATCTCCAAACTCATCTTTTACAATTTTAGTTATCCCCGCAATATAACGGATATTCACTCCTAAGTGTGGGGTAAATTTATATCCTAGCCCGATTCCGGCTCCTAAATTAAAGTTTTTTAAATTATCCTTATTACTTGCCTTATAGGTGCTGCCATTAATATCGCCTTTCGCCTGGGCACTTACGAGAATACCAAATTCAGGGCCTGCTTCCAGATATAAATCAGGAGTGGCATTATATTGAAGCATTACAGGAACATTGATATACCCCAGGTTTTGTTGCATGTTCTTAATTGTAAAGTTCGACATCTCATAATTGCCTTTTATTTTTGCACCCTGTTGGCTGTAAATAACCTCTGGCTGGAGACTGAAGGTCTCAGATAAAGGGACATTAACAAAAGCTCCGGCATAAAATCCGATTTTAGACTTGGTATCACTGCTGGTTAAACTTGAAAGATTTCCTCCTGCCTTAAGTCCAAATCTTGGTCCGTCTGAAGATTGTGCAAATGTCATAGTTCCCAAAACTATGCAAATACTTAATAATTGTTTTTTCATGTAATATGTTTTTAAAAAAGTATGGGTAATATAGTATTTTTAGGAATACGTATTCAAAATATGATGACATTGAAAATATTTTATAAAAGCTTTTGATTTTAAATAAGGTATCCGAATAATCCGAATAGTTTTATTTAAAAAAATACCTTTTGACATAAAATTCTAGCAATTTTTTTTCCGCTCAAATTTTAGTGTACGCATATCTATATCCAAATTTCACTTGTTTAGCACCTAAGCGGGCAATTTTTATCTTTTAAATATAGATTGCTTTAGGAATTCGTACAGTTCCTTTTCTGTTTTTCTTGAAGGAGTTATTTTCATAATAATCTTGGATGTAATCAATTTTGAAGTTCCTGTATTTTAGGTTTTCTTAAAGGATTATTTAATTTACTATCGGGGATTTTTCCTTATATATATCCGGCTAGCAGCTCAAAAGCAAAAAAATACAGCTATGAACACCAATACATTATTGAATCCTCATCTGGCTTAAAAAAATGCCTAACCATTTTGAATGATCAAAGCCAAACTCACTTGAGTATGGCTTTGATATGGTTTTTTCATTTCGAATGTGCTTAAAGAGTATTCATATATGTTTTAGAATCGTCTAGCAAATTTGCATTATTGAGCACTTAATAATTCAATAAAAATGGTAATAGAAGACAGCAGAGCCGGAAATACTCCATTGGCTGCTAAGCTAGGATTGGCAACTACCGTGATTCTGTATACCTGCTTATTATCAAATAAACTTATGGTAGCTTGTGCAGAATCCCTGTTACCGACATTAAAATCTGATGGAAAATCCTTCCATGTATCTGCATTCAAGTCATTTTGGGCATAATAGGTAAACCAAGAACCTCCCGTGCCTCCTTTCCAGTACCATACTGATGTTCTTTGGTTGATTCCGTTTATTCTATACTGTAAATTAGCCGTAGTTGCAGTTGTACCGTTATATCTGATCGACAGGTTCCCAATAGTTGTAATTGAATTTGTAGGGGTACTCGTATCAATTGGAGAGATAACATTTCTCACATATTGAAGATTAGCCAAAGATGAATTCTGACCGATAATAACATTACAGGATTGTCCTAAAAAATTGATTGGAACTGATATTGTACTGGGTGAGCTGAAATTTGGAGTTCCGTTAACAGAATAGGTGATACTTCCATTTCCACTATTCAGGTTTCCCGGATTTAGGCTAAACGTCAATCCGTTTTGAGTAAAAGTTGCAGAAGAATTATACTTTCCGCCATTTCCTCCAGTGTAGGGTA of the Chryseobacterium aureum genome contains:
- a CDS encoding helix-turn-helix domain-containing protein: MKNILYLFLLFLFCYTISGQNFVTSKDSISAHKIIDTKIAEYRLLSSSNLVQATKKLLEMKMYCEKIHYKLGAMTSSMGLLISYYNIGDYKKTLEESRFVKKYAEDLHHFEYLSDVYRMRSNTYDELGLGNESFEELEKALEYSDKIQLRHVRLYKKALIYESYAGIYDKKRDTANIILYRKKSIAETQKIPNKNQLLMNAKYQNLAFQYADIGIIYSKLKMKDSADYYLNESLKILNNKKYNIYVNGRAILLNEMANYYISCKDYQKAILFARRAEALGKHLTMPYLRKDIYNTLFNSYAETGKEDSTKYYLKLYSSLTDSLNKSEKVSMMAPVKQIISDNEIENKTTIRNVIISSCILFVIIIGNGWIYLKRKHQIIHRRYEALISKINDEKELKAQSVEHEYLVNTKTKTSLTITDETTKSLIQKLNKFERSKKFLRKEISLTWLASNLGTNPKYLSEIIKTYRDKNFTNYINGLRINYIIKKLYEDPKYRKYKISYLAEECGYTTQRVFLNAFKNETGFTPSYFMKQLDAQDN
- a CDS encoding IS3 family transposase (programmed frameshift) — translated: MKQGRKIYDPAFKKQAVQLSYERSNISELARELGIEVTMLYKWRKDYQEFGEKSFPGKGNLKQTPEQEKIHELEKRLRDAELERDILKKGNRHFFQERSMKYEFIKNHESLFPIEKMCSVLKVSYSSYYKWKARPLSNRERRKREIKKQITSIYFASKQRYGSPRITVELDSSGFKTSRITVAKYMKELGLRSKLSRKFRVTTDSKHNYLIAENILNRNFLVGSPSQAWVSDITYLQTKDGFLYLTAIIDLFDRKVIGWSLSTGMSTTETSLAAWKMAVKNRKADSKLIFHSDRGVQYASKKFTNTLAFYGVKRSMSRKGNCWDNAVAESFFKSLKTELIYGNKLITREQMELEIFEYIEIWYNKKRRHSTLNYQTIEEFNNQNKIYKNVA
- a CDS encoding transposase, with the translated sequence MIELKKIHIGKLIKLRVDESDIDILRICNFFNKTEVEITSMYLYEHLNTDDLLKWSKLLKYDFFRIYSQHLIFYSPQSSSVNNINTKLPRFRKNIYTKEIIDFIVGKIVKGEKSKEQVIKDYRIPKTTVYKWLTKYR
- a CDS encoding GlxA family transcriptional regulator: MNTRFIFLILPEVHLMDLAGPAQTLHEAIEYGANFEIEYCNTDDTVVSSAGLPIPKINHFSQIEFNIGDFLMIPGADMSFLTSEKFKKNTQLKNWILSMYKRGVKVCSICSGAFVLAECGILDNVSCTTHFKRTEQLQDLYPKTKVQNNILFTQQSGIYTSAGIASGIDLTLHIIEELKGSYFSHLVARELVVYNRRNGLDKQQSDVFKFRNHIHSGIHKVQDWIIENIKKRMNLGNLADIAGMSERNFTRIFRKETGVTVNDYITQIRKEKINELLKNPDLSRPKIASEVGLKSERQVSRLMNINKQK
- a CDS encoding DJ-1/PfpI family protein translates to MMKKNVAILIFDDAEVLDFSGPFEVFSVTSQINEDLFYNVFTISEKTDLIKAVNGLKVQPDFSTENHPHIDILILSGGQGTKTIMNNERLLNWIYSVYNRGSLIVSICSGSRLIGKLGLLNEKKYCTHHQVYDSMEQIVINGFPQKHKRFVQSDERIYTSGGISAGIDLSFHIIQKELGENIAQKTADYMEYRVQYL
- a CDS encoding transposase — translated: MLPQNVLKALVYGYLSNIYSSRKMDKILKVDICFIRFSTMSRNE
- a CDS encoding porin family protein; this encodes MKKQLLSICIVLGTMTFAQSSDGPRFGLKAGGNLSSLTSSDTKSKIGFYAGAFVNVPLSETFSLQPEVIYSQQGAKIKGNYEMSNFTIKNMQQNLGYINVPVMLQYNATPDLYLEAGPEFGILVSAQAKGDINGSTYKASNKDNLKNFNLGAGIGLGYKFTPHLGVNIRYIAGITKIVKDEFGDSSKNTNFQLGLNFYF